From Sphingomonas hengshuiensis, one genomic window encodes:
- a CDS encoding VOC family protein, giving the protein MSDAPTVGAFAIVPSNDLPAAIPFWEQLGFERAGGAPDYVILRGWGCEVHLTQAGTGPWRVPEMHNPFGIFLRTPEVEAIAARARDRIIRPGGILRHREWGLYEVGIAGPDGLLVRVGWPSALIRAG; this is encoded by the coding sequence ATGTCCGATGCCCCAACGGTTGGAGCGTTCGCGATCGTGCCGAGCAACGATCTGCCCGCCGCGATCCCCTTCTGGGAGCAGCTTGGTTTCGAACGTGCGGGCGGCGCCCCCGATTATGTGATCCTGCGCGGCTGGGGGTGCGAGGTGCATCTGACCCAGGCCGGCACCGGGCCGTGGCGCGTGCCGGAGATGCACAATCCGTTCGGCATATTCCTCCGCACGCCCGAGGTCGAGGCGATCGCCGCGCGGGCGCGGGATCGGATCATCCGCCCCGGCGGCATCCTCCGCCACCGCGAATGGGGGCTGTACGAAGTTGGGATCGCCGGCCCTGACGGGCTGCTGGTCCGCGTCGGATGGCCGTCCGCGCTGATCAGGGCCGGGTAG
- the mtnC gene encoding acireductone synthase, with product MTPRAILLDIEGTTTSIAFVAETLFPFARKHLVEFVCANPEVSAPILAEVPGDDKVATLLGWIDEDRKATPLKTLQGLIWEAGYASGELAGHVYPDTPDALQRWHAAGIAIHIYSSGSVAAQKLLFGHSVAGDLTRFLGGYFDTTTGPKREADSYARIAAALSLPPSAILFVSDIQPEVDAARAAGLQALLIDRDGTGGDVHSLAQVLP from the coding sequence ATGACCCCGCGCGCGATCCTGCTCGACATCGAAGGCACGACGACCAGCATCGCCTTTGTGGCGGAAACGCTTTTCCCGTTCGCACGCAAGCATTTGGTAGAGTTTGTCTGCGCCAATCCTGAAGTGTCGGCCCCCATTCTCGCCGAGGTTCCGGGCGACGACAAGGTCGCGACGCTGCTCGGCTGGATCGATGAGGACCGCAAGGCGACCCCGCTCAAGACGCTCCAGGGGCTGATCTGGGAAGCGGGCTATGCCAGCGGCGAACTGGCCGGGCATGTCTATCCCGATACGCCCGACGCGCTGCAGCGCTGGCACGCGGCGGGAATCGCGATCCATATCTATTCCTCGGGCTCAGTCGCGGCGCAGAAGCTGCTCTTCGGCCACAGCGTCGCGGGCGACCTGACGCGCTTCCTCGGCGGCTATTTCGACACCACCACCGGCCCGAAACGCGAGGCGGATTCCTATGCCCGGATCGCCGCCGCGCTGTCGCTCCCGCCCTCCGCCATCCTGTTCGTCTCGGACATCCAGCCCGAAGTCGATGCCGCCCGCGCCGCCGGGCTCCAGGCGCTGCTGATCGATCGCGACGGCACCGGCGGCGACGTCCATAGCTTAGCGCAGGTATTGCCATGA
- the mtnA gene encoding S-methyl-5-thioribose-1-phosphate isomerase — MILEGQPTRSIRRTADGAGVCILDQRQLPWEVRWVELRSADAAAVAIREMWTRGAPMIGATAAYGLAMALAEDGGDAALAAAHAMLVETRPTAINLRWALDTVRDAVAALPPAARAEAAFARADAICDEDAALCRAIGEHGLALFRDLHARHPDRPLNILTHCNAGWLATVDYGTATAPIYLAHDAGIPVHVWVDETRPRNQGALLTAFELRNHGVPHTVIADNAGGLLMMQGRVDAVIVGTDRVTANGDVCNKIGTYLKALAARDNDVPFYVALPYTTFDPATATGADIPIEERSAEEVARLTGPDETGRIATIRVTDSPALNPAFDVTPARLVTGYITERGVLARV; from the coding sequence ATGATCCTCGAAGGCCAGCCGACTCGCTCGATCCGCCGCACCGCGGACGGGGCAGGGGTCTGCATCCTCGACCAGCGCCAGCTTCCGTGGGAAGTGCGCTGGGTCGAACTGCGCAGCGCCGATGCGGCGGCGGTCGCGATCCGTGAGATGTGGACCCGCGGCGCGCCGATGATCGGCGCCACCGCTGCCTATGGGCTGGCAATGGCGCTTGCGGAGGATGGCGGCGACGCAGCGCTGGCGGCGGCACACGCGATGCTGGTCGAGACGCGGCCCACGGCGATCAACCTGCGCTGGGCGCTCGATACGGTGCGCGACGCCGTCGCCGCGCTGCCGCCCGCCGCCCGCGCCGAGGCGGCGTTCGCCCGCGCCGATGCGATCTGCGACGAGGATGCGGCGCTGTGCCGCGCGATCGGCGAGCATGGCCTCGCGCTATTCCGCGATCTCCATGCGCGCCACCCGGATCGCCCGCTCAACATCCTCACCCATTGCAATGCGGGCTGGCTCGCCACGGTCGATTACGGCACCGCCACCGCGCCGATCTATCTCGCGCATGATGCCGGCATCCCCGTCCATGTCTGGGTCGACGAGACGCGCCCGCGCAACCAGGGCGCGCTGCTGACCGCATTCGAACTGCGCAACCATGGCGTGCCGCACACGGTGATCGCCGACAATGCCGGCGGGCTGCTCATGATGCAGGGTCGAGTCGATGCGGTGATCGTCGGCACCGATCGGGTTACGGCGAACGGCGATGTCTGCAACAAGATCGGGACGTATCTGAAGGCGCTGGCGGCGCGCGATAACGACGTGCCCTTCTACGTCGCGCTGCCCTACACCACCTTCGATCCCGCCACCGCCACCGGCGCCGATATCCCGATCGAGGAACGCAGCGCCGAGGAAGTGGCCCGGCTGACCGGGCCCGACGAGACGGGGCGGATCGCCACGATCCGGGTAACCGACTCGCCCGCGCTCAACCCGGCGTTCGACGTGACTCCCGCGCGGCTGGTGACCGGCTATATCACCGAAAGGGGCGTGCTCGCGCGCGTCTGA
- a CDS encoding aminotransferase: protein MNPLYARMGTTIFEAMSARARATGAINLGQGFADGPGPRAVLEASAAALLEKSNQYPPMIGLPELRAAVADHYARHQGINLTPDEVVVTSGATEALAASLFALIAPGDEVLCFQPLYDAYVPLIRQAGGVPRFVRLEPPHWRIDSAALAAAVTPRTRLVLLNNPLNPAATMASAAELAAIAALCVEHDLIAICDEVWEHVTFDGARHLPLIGFPGMRERTVKIGSAGKIFALTGFKVGWMCAAPPLARVLAKAHQFLTFTTPPNLQWGVAAGLASEDEWVAAASARFQAGRDRLATGLRDAGLAVLPSAATYFLSVDLAESGLVMDDVTFSERLVDEAGVATVPVSAFYAEAPVTNVVRFCFVKEDATLDAAIARVAGWVAGQR from the coding sequence ATGAACCCGCTTTACGCCCGGATGGGCACTACGATCTTCGAAGCGATGTCGGCACGCGCGCGCGCTACCGGGGCGATCAACCTGGGCCAGGGCTTTGCCGACGGCCCGGGACCGCGGGCGGTGCTCGAGGCATCGGCGGCGGCGTTGCTCGAAAAGTCGAATCAGTACCCGCCGATGATCGGGCTGCCCGAACTGCGCGCGGCGGTGGCGGATCATTATGCCCGGCACCAGGGGATCAACCTGACCCCCGACGAGGTCGTCGTGACATCGGGCGCGACCGAGGCGCTGGCGGCATCGCTGTTCGCGCTGATCGCGCCGGGCGACGAAGTGCTGTGCTTCCAGCCGCTCTACGACGCCTATGTCCCGCTGATCCGCCAGGCGGGGGGCGTGCCGCGCTTCGTCCGGCTGGAGCCGCCGCACTGGCGAATCGACTCGGCGGCGCTGGCGGCGGCGGTAACGCCGCGGACCCGGCTGGTGCTGCTCAACAACCCGCTGAACCCGGCCGCGACGATGGCGAGCGCCGCCGAACTGGCCGCGATCGCCGCGCTGTGTGTCGAGCACGACCTGATCGCGATTTGCGACGAAGTCTGGGAGCATGTGACCTTCGACGGCGCCCGGCACCTGCCACTGATCGGCTTTCCCGGGATGCGCGAGCGGACGGTGAAAATCGGCAGCGCGGGCAAGATCTTCGCGCTCACCGGGTTCAAGGTCGGATGGATGTGCGCCGCCCCGCCCCTCGCGCGCGTGCTGGCCAAGGCGCACCAGTTCCTGACCTTCACCACCCCGCCAAACCTGCAATGGGGCGTGGCTGCGGGGCTTGCGAGCGAGGACGAATGGGTCGCGGCCGCCAGCGCCCGGTTCCAGGCGGGGCGCGATCGGCTCGCGACCGGCCTGCGAGACGCGGGGCTGGCCGTCTTGCCCAGCGCGGCGACCTATTTCCTGTCGGTGGACCTGGCCGAATCGGGGCTGGTGATGGACGATGTGACGTTCAGCGAGCGGCTGGTCGACGAAGCCGGGGTCGCGACGGTCCCGGTCTCCGCCTTCTACGCCGAGGCGCCCGTTACGAACGTAGTGCGCTTCTGCTTCGTCAAGGAGGATGCGACGCTGGATGCGGCGATTGCCCGCGTCGCCGGATGGGTCGCGGGCCAGCGCTGA
- a CDS encoding TonB-dependent receptor domain-containing protein: MRFRDYRLLLAAAPLALLATPALAQSEKPDAAKKGDAAPAKQENFSTGVAKARDQLDSATSTSVVDEAKLGRLGMRSVSDLLRVLPGVRSEADAGDGYGSFTIRGLPLSSTGAKFVQFQEDGLPVLEFGDITYTSVDTFLRADMNLAGIQAIRGGSSSTFASNSPGGVINFISKTGVEEGGTIQTTFGIDYKSYRLDFDYGAHLSDTVRMHVGGFYRQGKGPRDTGFDGQRGGQIKFNLTKEFSGGYIRVYGKYLDDRSPAYGVVPLRATGTDAKPEYQAIAGFDPKHDLLYSRNVTQLLSRDRENQLARYDITDGQHPVAKAFGIETQFGLAGWTITDRFRYSGMSGSLVTLDAIPFGRAVDLVPQLGGAGATLSYANGPSAGQSIANPAALNGNGLLAQLTYFNNNIRSLDNMTNDLRATRVWKLGGGELTTTVGFYKSRQEIAIDNLWAAMLSEVRGGGDAALVNITTAGGVPVTSNGYYGYGAAFPGFPRTCCRMSIDTAYDINAPYGSLNYQIGKLAIGGSVRYDHIDASGTLIRDAGQSGFDVNGDGQITGAEQRVSSLALTAPVAIDYGKGYVSYSLSANYRIAEPLSTFVRYSRGGRANADRLVRGGFVNPATGSLFDMSNAVDMVRQLEGGVKFRKAGLSAQITGFWAEANDSNVLLGARFTRLYQAKGVEFEGAFQRGWFSLTTGATYTKAEIKTDSLTPANVGKKPGRQADLIFQAMPQVAFGKVAAGAVFVGTTGSYTDVSNRLRLPGYVTTDLFAEYRLTDRLAVSLNANNVFDKLAIASANDGTIPASGIVQARVLNGRTISGSIRFDF; encoded by the coding sequence ATGCGTTTCCGTGACTATCGACTGCTGCTCGCGGCGGCTCCCCTGGCATTGCTCGCAACCCCGGCGCTGGCGCAGAGCGAAAAGCCCGACGCAGCCAAGAAGGGCGACGCAGCGCCCGCGAAGCAGGAGAATTTCTCCACCGGCGTCGCCAAGGCGCGCGACCAGCTCGACAGCGCGACCTCGACGAGCGTGGTCGACGAAGCCAAGCTGGGCCGGCTGGGCATGCGCTCGGTATCGGACCTGCTGCGCGTGCTGCCCGGCGTCCGTTCCGAGGCGGATGCGGGCGACGGCTATGGCAGCTTCACGATCCGCGGCCTGCCGCTCTCATCGACCGGGGCCAAGTTCGTCCAGTTCCAGGAAGACGGCCTGCCGGTGCTGGAATTCGGCGACATCACCTATACCAGCGTCGACACGTTCCTGCGCGCGGATATGAACCTTGCCGGCATCCAGGCGATCCGCGGCGGCTCTTCGTCCACCTTCGCCTCGAACTCGCCCGGCGGCGTCATCAACTTCATTTCGAAGACCGGGGTGGAGGAAGGTGGCACGATCCAGACCACGTTCGGGATCGATTACAAGAGCTATCGCCTCGATTTCGATTACGGCGCGCATCTCTCGGACACGGTCCGGATGCACGTCGGCGGCTTCTATCGCCAGGGCAAGGGGCCGCGCGACACCGGCTTCGACGGCCAGCGCGGCGGCCAGATCAAGTTCAACCTGACGAAGGAATTCAGCGGCGGCTATATCCGCGTCTATGGCAAGTATCTGGACGATCGCAGCCCGGCATATGGCGTGGTGCCGCTTCGCGCGACGGGGACCGATGCGAAGCCGGAATATCAGGCGATTGCCGGTTTCGACCCGAAGCACGATCTGCTCTATTCGCGCAACGTCACCCAGTTGCTCTCGCGCGACCGCGAGAACCAGCTCGCCCGCTATGACATCACTGACGGCCAGCACCCGGTTGCCAAGGCGTTCGGGATCGAAACCCAGTTCGGGCTGGCCGGTTGGACCATCACCGATCGTTTCCGCTATTCGGGCATGTCGGGCAGCCTCGTCACGCTCGATGCCATTCCCTTCGGGCGCGCAGTCGATCTGGTGCCGCAACTGGGCGGCGCCGGCGCGACGCTCAGCTATGCCAACGGGCCGAGTGCGGGCCAGTCGATCGCCAATCCCGCCGCGCTGAACGGCAATGGCCTGCTTGCGCAGCTGACCTATTTCAACAACAATATCCGCAGCCTGGATAACATGACCAACGATCTGCGGGCGACGCGGGTGTGGAAGCTGGGCGGTGGTGAGCTCACCACCACGGTTGGTTTCTACAAGTCGCGACAGGAGATCGCGATCGACAATCTTTGGGCCGCGATGCTTTCGGAAGTGCGCGGCGGCGGCGATGCGGCGCTGGTGAACATCACCACGGCGGGCGGCGTGCCGGTGACCTCGAATGGCTATTACGGCTATGGCGCGGCATTCCCCGGCTTCCCGCGCACCTGCTGCCGGATGAGCATCGATACCGCCTATGACATCAATGCTCCCTATGGCTCGCTCAACTACCAGATCGGCAAGCTGGCGATCGGCGGCAGCGTTCGATACGACCATATCGATGCCAGCGGCACGCTGATCCGCGACGCCGGGCAGAGCGGGTTCGACGTCAACGGCGACGGCCAGATCACCGGTGCGGAGCAGCGCGTGTCGTCGCTGGCGCTGACGGCGCCGGTCGCGATCGACTATGGCAAGGGCTATGTCTCCTACTCGCTGAGCGCCAATTATCGCATCGCCGAGCCGCTATCGACCTTTGTGCGCTATAGCCGCGGCGGGCGCGCCAATGCCGATCGGCTGGTCCGTGGCGGCTTCGTCAACCCGGCCACGGGATCGCTGTTCGACATGTCCAACGCGGTGGACATGGTCCGGCAGCTGGAAGGCGGGGTGAAGTTCCGCAAGGCCGGGCTGTCTGCCCAGATCACCGGCTTCTGGGCCGAGGCCAATGACAGCAACGTCCTGCTCGGCGCGCGTTTCACGCGGCTGTATCAGGCGAAGGGCGTCGAGTTCGAAGGGGCGTTCCAGCGCGGCTGGTTCAGCCTGACGACCGGCGCCACCTATACCAAGGCGGAGATCAAGACCGACAGCCTGACGCCGGCGAACGTCGGCAAGAAGCCCGGTCGCCAGGCGGACCTGATCTTCCAGGCGATGCCGCAGGTGGCGTTCGGCAAGGTCGCTGCGGGCGCGGTGTTCGTCGGCACCACCGGCAGCTATACCGACGTCAGCAACCGCCTGCGCCTGCCCGGATATGTCACCACCGATCTGTTCGCCGAATACCGGCTGACCGACCGGCTGGCAGTGTCGCTCAACGCCAACAACGTGTTCGACAAGCTTGCAATCGCCAGCGCCAATGACGGCACCATCCCGGCGAGCGGGATCGTCCAGGCCCGCGTGCTGAACGGTCGCACGATCAGCGGTTCGATCCGGTTCGATTTCTGA